A window of Myxococcales bacterium genomic DNA:
CTTCTGGCCCTGGCGGACGAACGGCGGCAATTGCGCGGTGACCATCACCGCCGCCACGTTGCCGCTTTTGATATCGCGTTGATCGACCTTGACGCCCACCGAATTCAACATGTTGAGGATGCTCATCGTAGTGGAGCGCATCGAGTTGCCGTCGCCGGTTTTGTTCAGGCCGACCACGAGGCCGTAGCCGATCAGCGGGTTGGAGCGCACGCCGACGAAATCGGCCAGATCCTTCAACCGGGCGGCCCGCGCCGGCAGGGCGTCGAGCGAAAGGATGGTCAGAAAGGCCACCAGCAGCGCAATCCTTTTGAACATCTTGCTACCCCTTTAAAACGGCCACACGTTGTCGAGTGCCCGCGTCATCCAACCGGGCTTCTGTTTGTCGGCCAGCACGCCCACGCCCCAATAGGTGACCCGGGCGTCGGCGATCCGCGTGCTCTCGATGGTGTTCTCGCCGTTGATGTCCTCGGGCCGGATGATGCCCGACAGCGTGATCACCTGATCCTCGCCGTTGACCTTGATCATCCGCTTGCCGCGAATCAGCAGATTGCCGTTGGGATAAACCTCGACCACCGAGCAGGTGATCGTCGCGGCCACCGTCGTGGTGCGCGTGGTTTCGCCGGAGCCGTCGAAGGAGTTGCTGGTCTTCGCGCCGACCAGGGTTTCGAGGTTCATGTTCGGCCGGGCCTTGGCGATGGACTGTTCAAAGCCCAGCAGGCCGGACACGCCCATGCCGATGTCGCTGGACCGGCCGGTTTTCGTGGTGGCGGTACCCTTGGCCGTACTTTCCTCGACGATTTCCACCGTGACCAGGTCGTTGACGAAAGCGGCGCGGTGGTCGCTAATGAGGTTGCGGAAATGCTCGCCGGGCCACAGGCTGCCCATCCCGCGGCTCGGTTTGGTCCGCCCCGGGACGTGGTCGGAAGTGAAATCCGCCACC
This region includes:
- a CDS encoding flagellar basal body L-ring protein FlgH; the encoded protein is MEETLVKAALNSEREAGPQPEARPRPGLVASWLGSRFMERAIEQIEARQERPVEVRPNLQLTVLLFLLFAAVFALGACASTHPVPMQAVNGYKVADFTSDHVPGRTKPSRGMGSLWPGEHFRNLISDHRAAFVNDLVTVEIVEESTAKGTATTKTGRSSDIGMGVSGLLGFEQSIAKARPNMNLETLVGAKTSNSFDGSGETTRTTTVAATITCSVVEVYPNGNLLIRGKRMIKVNGEDQVITLSGIIRPEDINGENTIESTRIADARVTYWGVGVLADKQKPGWMTRALDNVWPF